A window of Corallococcus macrosporus DSM 14697 contains these coding sequences:
- a CDS encoding ATP-binding cassette domain-containing protein gives MTPPRRRRSIIPEVIQISATDCGPASLKSLFAGMGAELNYRVLREVCQTDVDGTSIVTLDEVANQLGLDSEQVMLPLDHVMVPEAKALPAIIVTLSAGGRPHFVVLWNRVGPFIQVMDPAAGRHWTRISTLLSHLYQHTTSVPADGWREWAGSEEAVATFERRLLNLGETQARALVARALEDPGYLSIARLDAACRASEAMIRAGAIRRGRTAAGLLQSMMAKDDSGEVPIPAAYWSVRPNPEAEGELLMSGAVLMRVRGWREAPREGEDAPRAVLASDLATELVARQTSPARTLLRLRGEDSWVVPGLIAVGLVFATFGRILQALMLRGVLDLGRDLGTFAQRATGMAVLAGVALCFMLIQIPISLGLLGIGRRLEVRLRKAYFEKLPEMEDRYFQSRLASDMASRTHNIQAMRSLPLLLAQASILSLEVASITAALIWAAPHAWHLVLALAAVTLLVPLVAQKLLFEPDLRVQMHAGALSGFTLNALVGLTPIRIHGAERSLRRAQETLLVSWTKARYWLQTLSVGFEGGLMLVGYGLVMLLVYSYLAGTDRASLVLLVVYWALRLPILGQRLMLLSRTFPNAMNRVRRLLDVIGDIKAPPARPEAPVQEPAASADATSGVSIVMEKVRVKGGGHTILDKVSLNIAPGEHVAVVGVSGAGKSTLVGLLLGWLRPARGEIKVDGKVLDQAAVERLRRTTAWVDPAISLWNQSLIDNIRYGNDGAQGWSLSGALKGAEMLDILEALPDGLQTSLGEGGGLVSGGQGQRVRLARAMLRSGVRLAILDEPFRGLDRDRRARLLAESRRLWADITLLCVTHDVEHTQEFDRVLVIENGRILENGPPKELLANKESRYAVLLRADQENRTLLWGDGRWRHWWLSDGQLVERPAPKPVETPAAEPAAGELELTG, from the coding sequence ATGACTCCTCCCAGGCGCCGGCGCTCGATAATTCCCGAGGTGATTCAGATCTCGGCGACGGATTGTGGCCCCGCTTCACTCAAGAGCCTGTTCGCGGGGATGGGCGCCGAGCTCAACTATCGCGTCCTTCGCGAAGTGTGTCAGACGGACGTCGATGGCACCTCGATCGTCACCTTGGATGAAGTCGCGAACCAGCTCGGGCTCGACTCCGAGCAGGTGATGCTTCCGCTCGACCACGTGATGGTCCCCGAAGCCAAGGCGCTTCCCGCCATCATCGTCACGCTCAGCGCGGGAGGACGGCCGCACTTCGTGGTGCTGTGGAATCGCGTCGGCCCGTTCATCCAGGTCATGGACCCGGCGGCGGGCCGGCACTGGACCCGGATCTCGACGCTGCTGAGCCACCTGTACCAGCACACCACGTCCGTTCCGGCGGACGGCTGGCGTGAATGGGCCGGGTCCGAGGAGGCGGTCGCGACGTTCGAGCGCCGCCTGCTGAACCTGGGTGAGACGCAGGCGCGGGCGCTGGTGGCCCGGGCGCTTGAGGACCCCGGGTATTTGTCGATCGCCAGGCTCGACGCCGCGTGCCGGGCGTCCGAAGCGATGATCCGCGCGGGCGCCATCCGGCGAGGCCGGACGGCGGCGGGCCTGCTTCAGTCCATGATGGCGAAGGACGACTCCGGCGAAGTGCCCATTCCCGCCGCCTACTGGTCCGTTCGCCCCAACCCCGAGGCGGAGGGCGAGCTGTTGATGTCCGGCGCGGTGCTGATGCGGGTTCGCGGTTGGCGCGAGGCTCCGCGCGAAGGCGAAGACGCGCCGAGAGCCGTCCTCGCGAGCGACCTGGCGACGGAGCTCGTCGCCAGGCAGACGAGCCCGGCGCGCACGCTGCTCCGCTTGCGAGGCGAAGACTCGTGGGTCGTTCCGGGCCTGATCGCGGTGGGACTGGTGTTCGCCACCTTCGGGCGGATCCTGCAAGCGCTGATGCTCCGTGGCGTGCTCGACCTGGGGCGCGACCTCGGCACGTTCGCGCAGCGCGCGACGGGCATGGCCGTCCTCGCGGGCGTCGCGCTCTGCTTCATGCTCATCCAAATCCCCATTTCACTGGGACTGCTCGGCATCGGCCGCCGGCTCGAGGTGCGGCTGCGGAAGGCGTATTTCGAGAAGCTCCCCGAGATGGAGGACCGCTACTTCCAGAGCCGGCTCGCCTCCGACATGGCGTCTCGCACGCACAACATCCAGGCGATGCGGTCGTTGCCGCTCCTGCTCGCGCAGGCCTCGATCCTGTCGCTCGAAGTCGCGAGCATCACCGCCGCGCTCATCTGGGCCGCACCGCACGCCTGGCACCTCGTGCTCGCGCTCGCGGCGGTCACGCTGCTCGTGCCCCTGGTCGCGCAGAAGCTGCTCTTCGAGCCCGACCTGCGCGTGCAAATGCACGCAGGCGCGCTCAGCGGATTCACCTTGAACGCGCTCGTCGGGCTCACGCCGATCCGCATCCACGGCGCCGAGCGGTCGCTGCGCCGCGCGCAGGAGACCTTGCTCGTCAGTTGGACCAAGGCGCGCTATTGGCTCCAGACGTTGTCGGTCGGGTTCGAAGGCGGGCTGATGCTGGTGGGCTACGGCCTCGTCATGCTGCTCGTCTATTCGTACCTCGCGGGCACCGATCGGGCCTCGCTGGTGTTGTTGGTCGTCTATTGGGCGCTGCGGTTGCCCATCCTCGGCCAGCGGCTGATGCTGCTGAGCCGCACGTTCCCGAATGCGATGAACCGGGTACGCCGGCTCCTCGACGTCATCGGCGACATCAAGGCGCCGCCGGCCCGGCCCGAGGCGCCAGTGCAGGAGCCCGCCGCGTCCGCGGACGCCACGAGCGGCGTTTCGATCGTGATGGAGAAGGTCCGCGTCAAAGGCGGAGGTCACACCATCCTCGACAAGGTCTCCTTGAACATCGCCCCCGGCGAGCACGTGGCCGTGGTCGGGGTCTCCGGAGCAGGCAAGTCGACGCTGGTCGGCCTCTTGCTCGGCTGGCTCCGGCCGGCGCGCGGCGAGATCAAGGTCGACGGGAAGGTGCTCGATCAGGCCGCTGTCGAGCGGCTGCGGCGCACCACGGCCTGGGTGGATCCGGCAATCAGTCTCTGGAACCAGAGCCTCATCGACAACATCCGGTATGGCAACGACGGTGCGCAGGGCTGGTCACTGTCGGGGGCGCTCAAGGGGGCTGAGATGCTCGACATCCTCGAGGCGCTTCCAGACGGGCTGCAGACGTCGTTGGGCGAAGGCGGAGGGCTGGTCTCGGGCGGCCAGGGTCAGCGCGTGCGCCTGGCGCGCGCGATGCTTCGCTCCGGCGTACGCCTGGCCATCCTCGACGAGCCCTTTCGCGGTCTCGATCGCGACCGGCGCGCGCGGCTCCTCGCCGAGTCCCGGCGGCTCTGGGCAGACATCACGCTCCTCTGTGTCACCCACGACGTCGAGCACACCCAGGAGTTCGATCGCGTGCTCGTGATCGAGAACGGTCGGATCCTCGAGAACGGGCCGCCGAAGGAGCTGCTCGCGAACAAGGAGTCGCGGTACGCCGTGCTCCTCCGCGCCGACCAGGAGAACCGCACCCTGCTCTGGGGCGATGGGCGCTGGCGCCATTGGTGGCTTTCGGACGGCCAACTGGTGGAGAGGCCGGCGCCGAAGCCGGTGGAGACGCCGGCCGCGGAGCCCGCCGCGGGCGAGCTGGAGCTGACGGGATGA
- a CDS encoding HlyD family secretion protein, producing MAYPFERTLRSLNYESDTRLVFVALMVVCAGGLIAWSLFAKVPLVKASSQARIEPHNAVHRIEPPSAGRVVFSRLKLDHEVKEGDLLIEFDTRAERLELERSKATLAATEKELAIIRQQITNKQEEAALTARVDEVAVKEALEREQELAPRHRLAVERAELALKSPAGAVSEMEKLERTTDVDALRFAQTAQGLALIRLRREQDVRRQALAAQLLALEREALGAEGRIRELQGVIDRLEYQIAQKLYRAPATGHMVDVAELGSGAFIADGQRVGTILASDAEVRVRARFPKEVVGLIHPGQMARLKLDGYPTTIYGTVPARVTAVGTEPGQTATPEAIPGTVRVELSFAPPEDPRIQLRHGMTLAVEVEVARASPVALLMRAVGEWNPQPEEPPVTVFRPEAVAR from the coding sequence ATGGCATATCCCTTCGAGCGAACCCTTCGTTCCCTGAATTACGAGTCGGACACGCGCCTCGTGTTCGTCGCTCTGATGGTGGTGTGCGCCGGCGGGCTCATCGCCTGGTCGCTGTTCGCCAAGGTCCCGCTCGTAAAAGCCAGCTCACAGGCCCGGATCGAGCCACACAACGCCGTCCATCGCATCGAGCCGCCCAGCGCGGGCAGGGTCGTGTTCTCGCGGCTCAAGCTCGACCATGAGGTCAAGGAAGGCGACCTGCTCATCGAGTTCGACACACGGGCCGAGCGCCTCGAGCTCGAGCGGAGCAAGGCGACGCTCGCCGCGACCGAGAAGGAGCTCGCCATCATCCGCCAGCAGATCACCAACAAGCAGGAAGAGGCGGCTTTGACGGCGCGGGTGGACGAGGTCGCGGTCAAGGAGGCGCTGGAGAGGGAGCAGGAGCTGGCGCCCAGGCACCGGCTCGCGGTGGAACGCGCGGAGCTGGCCCTCAAGAGCCCGGCGGGCGCGGTCTCGGAGATGGAGAAGCTCGAGCGCACGACCGATGTCGACGCGCTCCGCTTCGCGCAGACGGCGCAGGGCCTGGCGCTCATCCGACTGCGGCGCGAGCAGGACGTGCGCCGTCAGGCCCTCGCCGCGCAGTTGCTGGCACTCGAGCGCGAGGCGCTGGGGGCCGAGGGGCGGATCCGGGAGCTCCAGGGCGTGATCGACCGCCTCGAGTACCAGATTGCGCAGAAGCTGTATCGGGCGCCGGCCACGGGCCACATGGTGGACGTGGCGGAGCTCGGCTCGGGAGCGTTCATCGCCGACGGGCAGCGGGTCGGCACCATCCTGGCGAGCGATGCCGAGGTGCGGGTGCGCGCGCGGTTCCCGAAGGAGGTCGTCGGATTGATCCATCCCGGTCAAATGGCGCGCCTCAAGCTCGACGGCTACCCGACGACCATCTACGGCACGGTCCCCGCCAGGGTGACGGCCGTCGGGACCGAGCCCGGCCAGACCGCCACGCCCGAGGCCATCCCCGGGACGGTGCGCGTCGAGCTCAGTTTCGCGCCGCCGGAGGATCCGCGCATCCAACTGCGCCACGGCATGACCCTGGCGGTGGAGGTCGAGGTCGCGCGGGCGTCGCCTGTCGCGCTGCTGATGCGGGCGGTCGGCGAATGGAATCCGCAGCCTGAAGAGCCGCCCGTGACCGTGTTCCGGCCCGAAGCCGTGGCCCGCTGA
- a CDS encoding VOC family protein: MASQASPQDLAPRGPHVVVSLPTRDLARAFRFYREGLGFRLVAEPADGSMPEPVHFSLNAGVSLMLIPTGGFGWVAGGNTVAEQGVSECILSLSLATEAEVDAFVAKARAAGAGIPSEPGRKPWGYSGTFKDPDGHVWMLEKVG; the protein is encoded by the coding sequence GTGGCTTCGCAAGCTTCTCCGCAGGACCTGGCACCGCGCGGTCCCCATGTCGTCGTGAGCCTGCCGACGCGGGACCTGGCGCGGGCGTTTCGCTTCTACCGGGAGGGGCTCGGCTTCCGGCTCGTCGCTGAGCCGGCGGACGGCTCGATGCCGGAGCCCGTCCACTTCTCGCTCAACGCGGGCGTCAGCCTCATGCTCATCCCCACCGGAGGCTTCGGCTGGGTGGCGGGGGGCAACACGGTCGCGGAGCAGGGTGTTTCGGAGTGCATCCTGAGCCTGTCCCTGGCGACGGAGGCCGAGGTGGACGCGTTCGTCGCCAAGGCTCGGGCGGCTGGGGCCGGCATCCCGTCCGAGCCAGGCCGGAAGCCCTGGGGCTACTCGGGGACGTTCAAGGACCCGGACGGCCACGTGTGGATGCTGGAGAAGGTGGGCTGA
- a CDS encoding TMEM165/GDT1 family protein translates to MLEALVGSFVLVAASEMGDKTQLLAFSLATRFRKPWHVLAGIFVATVANHALASSVGSWVSAHVPAKWMALLLAVLFIGFGLWTLKPDTLDEDGGKPPRFGAFLTTVVLFFLAEMGDKTQLATMAVAARYQAPVTVTMGTTLGMLLSDGLAVFLGDRLAGRVQMAWVRWAAASLFFVFGALSLWTALRMP, encoded by the coding sequence ATGCTGGAAGCGCTCGTGGGTTCGTTCGTGTTGGTGGCCGCCAGTGAGATGGGGGACAAGACGCAGTTGCTCGCGTTCTCGCTGGCCACGCGGTTTCGCAAACCGTGGCATGTGCTGGCGGGCATCTTCGTCGCCACGGTGGCCAACCACGCGCTGGCCTCCAGCGTGGGGAGCTGGGTGTCCGCGCACGTCCCCGCGAAGTGGATGGCGCTGCTCCTGGCGGTGCTCTTCATCGGCTTCGGCCTGTGGACGCTCAAGCCGGACACGCTGGACGAGGACGGTGGCAAGCCGCCGCGCTTCGGGGCCTTCCTCACCACCGTCGTCCTCTTCTTCCTGGCGGAGATGGGGGACAAGACGCAGCTCGCCACCATGGCGGTGGCCGCGCGCTACCAGGCCCCGGTGACGGTGACGATGGGCACCACGCTGGGGATGCTGCTGTCGGACGGGCTGGCCGTGTTCCTGGGGGACCGGCTCGCGGGCCGCGTGCAGATGGCCTGGGTGCGCTGGGCCGCCGCCAGCCTCTTCTTCGTCTTCGGGGCCCTGTCGCTGTGGACGGCGCTGCGGATGCCGTGA
- a CDS encoding ribbon-helix-helix domain-containing protein codes for MQDGSASPLSPEAPSSPAATEVSVEVRGPDADIVSTHVLVPEEQVQKLRELARRTRIHQSEYLREAVEDLLSKYGRGTPKEEGQS; via the coding sequence ATGCAGGATGGAAGCGCCAGTCCCCTGAGCCCCGAGGCTCCGTCGTCCCCGGCGGCCACGGAAGTGTCTGTCGAGGTCCGTGGCCCGGACGCCGACATTGTCTCCACCCACGTCCTGGTCCCCGAGGAGCAGGTCCAGAAGCTGCGCGAGCTGGCGCGGCGGACCCGCATCCACCAGAGCGAGTACCTGCGCGAGGCCGTGGAGGACCTGCTCAGCAAGTACGGCCGGGGCACGCCCAAGGAGGAAGGCCAGTCATGA
- a CDS encoding lysylphosphatidylglycerol synthase transmembrane domain-containing protein: protein MKRAVKLLASLLVTFLFMWWAFRDTDWATQLASLKSANYAWLVPYFGCLLAIHLFRTLRWGCLLSGLEHVPFRKLNEASGIGFMMLLVLPFRLGEFARPFLIAQRSGIRRSAAMTSVVLERIVDGLFVALMLRVLLFFVPTETPEIRYVKLGSWLMFAVFGGGLAFLLFGLWQQQRTVNLVRATVGRLAPPVADKVADIVDTFVGAMRQLPKGRQIALFFLYTALYWGVNGAGMSLLANAFDCSGAAPGTVCEPMDLTLFQAYVVLGVLVVGLMIPAAPGMMGTFQAATKVGLSLFLPAAAVNASGLAYANVMWLCQTVQQVGLGLILLSMGHLSFKDIAGKLDDKDGEAAAPSA from the coding sequence GTGAAACGTGCCGTCAAACTCCTGGCCAGCCTCCTGGTCACCTTCCTCTTCATGTGGTGGGCCTTCCGGGACACGGACTGGGCCACGCAGTTGGCCAGCCTGAAGTCGGCCAACTACGCGTGGCTGGTGCCGTACTTCGGCTGCTTGCTGGCCATCCACCTGTTCCGCACCCTGCGCTGGGGGTGCCTGCTGTCGGGGCTGGAGCACGTCCCGTTCCGCAAGCTGAACGAGGCGTCCGGCATCGGCTTCATGATGCTGCTGGTGCTGCCCTTCCGCCTGGGGGAGTTCGCGCGGCCCTTCCTCATCGCGCAGCGCAGTGGCATCCGCCGCAGCGCGGCCATGACGTCGGTGGTGCTGGAGCGCATCGTGGACGGCCTCTTCGTGGCGTTGATGCTGCGGGTGCTGCTCTTCTTCGTCCCCACCGAGACGCCGGAGATCCGCTACGTCAAGCTGGGCTCGTGGCTGATGTTCGCGGTGTTCGGCGGTGGCCTGGCGTTCCTCCTCTTCGGCCTGTGGCAGCAGCAGCGCACGGTGAACCTGGTCCGGGCCACGGTGGGCCGGCTGGCGCCGCCGGTGGCGGACAAGGTGGCGGACATCGTCGACACCTTCGTGGGCGCCATGCGGCAGCTCCCCAAGGGGCGGCAGATCGCGCTCTTCTTCCTCTACACGGCGCTGTACTGGGGCGTGAATGGCGCGGGCATGTCCCTGCTGGCCAACGCCTTTGACTGCTCGGGCGCGGCGCCCGGCACCGTCTGCGAGCCCATGGACCTGACGCTCTTCCAGGCCTACGTGGTGCTGGGCGTGCTGGTGGTGGGGCTGATGATCCCCGCGGCGCCGGGGATGATGGGCACGTTCCAGGCGGCCACGAAGGTGGGCCTGAGCCTCTTCCTGCCGGCCGCCGCGGTGAACGCCAGCGGGCTGGCCTACGCCAACGTGATGTGGCTGTGCCAGACGGTGCAGCAGGTGGGCCTGGGCCTCATCCTGCTGTCCATGGGCCACCTGTCGTTCAAGGACATCGCCGGCAAGCTGGACGACAAGGACGGCGAGGCGGCGGCTCCGTCCGCCTGA
- a CDS encoding tyrosine-protein phosphatase, whose translation MSGFVDLHCHLLPGVDDGARTLEDALEMARALVDLGFSTVAPSPHARPEYAPVEVVDARRAELAEALERERIPLALGRNAENVLDEAFLRGIGTPQARKLGPGRYVLVELPYTAPVPALPDILFRIRTKGVVPLLAHPERCLEFERKGRAAQAVQAGALLQLDIGALIGRYGGTAKKLSRAFLEDGLYAVGATDLHGPVGARDWVGRSLAELRSRAGDAACARLMRDNPASLLAGESLESDPD comes from the coding sequence ATGAGCGGCTTCGTCGACCTGCACTGCCACCTGCTGCCCGGCGTGGATGACGGGGCACGCACACTGGAAGACGCGCTGGAGATGGCGCGTGCGCTGGTCGACCTTGGCTTCTCCACCGTCGCGCCCAGCCCGCACGCGCGCCCTGAATACGCCCCCGTGGAGGTGGTGGACGCGCGCCGCGCGGAGCTGGCGGAGGCCCTGGAGCGCGAGCGCATCCCCCTGGCGCTGGGGCGCAACGCGGAGAACGTGCTGGATGAGGCCTTCCTGCGTGGCATTGGCACGCCGCAGGCGCGCAAGCTGGGCCCGGGCCGCTACGTGCTCGTCGAGCTGCCCTACACCGCGCCCGTGCCCGCGCTGCCGGACATCCTCTTCCGCATCCGCACCAAGGGCGTGGTGCCGCTGCTGGCGCACCCCGAGCGCTGCCTGGAGTTCGAGCGCAAGGGCCGCGCCGCCCAGGCCGTGCAAGCCGGGGCACTGTTGCAACTGGATATCGGAGCGCTCATCGGCCGCTATGGCGGTACGGCGAAGAAGCTGTCCCGCGCCTTCCTGGAGGACGGGCTCTACGCGGTGGGGGCCACGGACCTGCATGGCCCGGTGGGGGCGCGGGACTGGGTGGGCCGCTCGCTGGCGGAGCTGCGGAGCAGGGCGGGGGACGCGGCCTGCGCACGTCTCATGAGGGACAATCCCGCGAGCCTGTTGGCAGGTGAGTCGCTGGAGTCCGACCCGGACTGA
- a CDS encoding DNA gyrase inhibitor YacG — MTTPTCAICQKPVPPRTENSAFPFCSKRCRAVDLGRWLGEEYRVPDRQADEREDELPADSHPERQRGDA; from the coding sequence ATGACGACCCCGACGTGTGCCATCTGCCAGAAGCCCGTTCCTCCGCGCACGGAGAACTCCGCGTTTCCCTTCTGCTCCAAGCGCTGCCGCGCGGTGGACCTCGGCCGGTGGCTGGGCGAGGAGTACCGCGTGCCCGACCGGCAAGCCGATGAGCGGGAGGACGAGCTGCCCGCCGACAGCCACCCGGAGCGCCAGCGCGGCGACGCATGA
- a CDS encoding NAD(P)H-quinone oxidoreductase, giving the protein MKVLRITRPGGPEVLAEEERPEPVPGPGEILVRVRASALNRADLLQLRGHYPAPPDVAPDVPGLEYAGEVVAVGPRARRFQPGDRVMGLVGGGAWSELLVTHEREAMPVPDGMDFADAAALPEAYLTAFDALVLQGELKPGETVLVHAVASGVGSAAALICRAMGARVVGTGRNAEKLARAADWGVARTVLCDTKPPRFADAVREATGGRGADLCLDLVGGGYVPETLDALAPRGRLMLVGLVAGTATEVNLGTVLTKRLRVTGTVLRSRPLEEKMALAQSAERHLLPLFRSGALRPVVDAVVPRSDIRQALERMASNDSVGKLVVRWA; this is encoded by the coding sequence ATGAAGGTCCTGCGCATCACCCGCCCGGGAGGGCCCGAGGTCCTCGCCGAGGAAGAACGTCCCGAGCCCGTACCAGGCCCGGGTGAAATCCTCGTCCGGGTGCGGGCCTCCGCGCTCAACCGCGCGGACCTTCTGCAGCTTCGTGGTCACTACCCTGCCCCGCCGGACGTGGCGCCGGACGTCCCGGGCCTGGAGTACGCCGGCGAGGTGGTGGCCGTGGGCCCGCGTGCCCGGCGCTTCCAGCCGGGTGACCGCGTCATGGGGCTGGTGGGCGGAGGCGCCTGGTCGGAGCTGCTCGTCACCCACGAGCGCGAGGCGATGCCCGTCCCGGACGGCATGGACTTCGCGGACGCGGCGGCCCTCCCGGAGGCGTACCTCACCGCGTTCGACGCGCTGGTGCTTCAGGGCGAGCTGAAGCCAGGGGAGACGGTGCTCGTCCACGCGGTGGCCAGCGGCGTGGGCTCGGCTGCGGCGCTCATCTGCCGGGCCATGGGGGCGCGGGTGGTGGGCACGGGGCGCAACGCGGAGAAGCTGGCCCGCGCGGCGGACTGGGGCGTGGCGCGCACGGTGCTCTGCGACACGAAGCCCCCGCGCTTCGCGGACGCGGTGCGCGAGGCCACGGGCGGCCGGGGCGCGGACCTGTGCCTGGACCTGGTGGGCGGCGGCTACGTGCCGGAGACGCTGGACGCCCTGGCGCCCCGGGGCCGGTTGATGCTCGTGGGGCTGGTGGCGGGCACAGCGACCGAGGTGAACCTGGGCACGGTGCTGACGAAGCGCCTGCGCGTAACGGGCACCGTGCTGCGGAGCCGGCCGCTCGAGGAGAAGATGGCCCTGGCCCAGAGCGCGGAGCGGCACCTGCTGCCGCTGTTCCGCTCGGGGGCGCTGCGCCCCGTGGTGGACGCCGTGGTGCCGCGCTCGGACATCCGGCAGGCGCTGGAGCGCATGGCGAGCAATGACTCGGTGGGCAAGCTGGTGGTGCGCTGGGCGTGA
- a CDS encoding ankyrin repeat domain-containing protein, with protein sequence MTEQQYELEKLLRQLDDLHYIQTYGRVELPEAEYRQRLAKAEQKNAEVVTNIRKLLATGVSLDFRTVNGHTPMMIAVPQNNVEVIQVLMAHGADIRAGSSYESPIHRAAEFGADRVVRFFIEQGISPRLKTEGGRSVLSAARASRHSKNVVPLLVEHLKQSRDQRGPPPKKVKELSEERVLQYLSGDAPAGVSPKTWEQLRAFMESVFVEEYSVTIDQLYESISEHGNTNGPLVFAIIGLIQTVSTREPKSKTLKKVSRNPFIHHGDLVVEGPLKVLSLLVTGSLTVKGKASNVQGCQLFVGGDFECDTFYTEGPVIIGGNLKASVVDASYNDYSLDVRGVLTADRLVVEKHQVLAGRFDVQERIEK encoded by the coding sequence ATGACTGAACAGCAGTACGAACTCGAGAAGCTCCTCCGACAGCTCGACGACCTCCACTACATCCAGACCTATGGCCGGGTCGAGCTGCCTGAGGCCGAGTACCGCCAGCGCCTGGCCAAGGCGGAGCAGAAGAACGCGGAGGTGGTGACGAACATCCGGAAGCTGCTCGCCACCGGCGTCAGCCTGGACTTCAGGACCGTCAACGGCCACACGCCGATGATGATCGCCGTCCCCCAGAACAACGTCGAAGTCATCCAGGTGCTGATGGCGCACGGCGCCGACATCCGCGCGGGTTCGAGCTACGAGTCCCCCATCCACCGCGCCGCGGAGTTCGGCGCCGACCGTGTCGTGCGCTTCTTCATCGAGCAGGGCATCAGTCCTCGTCTGAAGACAGAGGGCGGCAGGTCCGTGCTCTCCGCGGCGCGCGCCTCGCGGCACAGCAAGAACGTGGTCCCCTTGCTCGTGGAGCACCTGAAGCAGTCGAGGGACCAGCGCGGCCCTCCGCCCAAGAAGGTGAAGGAGCTCTCCGAGGAGCGCGTCCTCCAATACCTGTCGGGGGATGCGCCCGCCGGGGTCAGCCCCAAGACGTGGGAACAGCTCCGCGCGTTCATGGAGAGCGTCTTCGTCGAGGAGTACTCCGTCACCATCGACCAGCTCTACGAGAGCATCTCGGAGCACGGAAACACGAACGGCCCGCTCGTCTTCGCCATCATCGGCCTCATCCAGACCGTCTCGACTCGGGAGCCCAAGAGCAAGACGCTCAAGAAGGTGTCCAGGAACCCCTTCATCCACCACGGGGACCTGGTGGTGGAGGGCCCGCTGAAGGTGCTGTCACTCCTGGTGACGGGGAGCCTCACGGTGAAGGGCAAGGCCTCCAACGTCCAGGGGTGCCAGCTCTTCGTGGGCGGCGACTTCGAATGCGACACCTTCTACACCGAGGGCCCCGTCATCATCGGAGGGAACCTCAAGGCCTCGGTCGTGGACGCCTCCTACAACGACTACAGCCTGGACGTCCGGGGTGTGCTGACGGCGGACCGGCTGGTGGTTGAGAAACATCAGGTGCTGGCCGGGCGTTTCGACGTCCAGGAACGCATCGAGAAGTAA
- a CDS encoding agmatinase family protein produces the protein MATHFDPSAAAQPDSGVFGLPHSPEEAHVVLIPVPFEATTSYGGGTSEGPAAVLEASRQVDLFDVETGRPYERGIAMLPEPQELRDWNTRAKERAQVVIEAGGIHSGEATLLQAAQDVNVLCDQMNEHVYRTTKHWLDQGKRVAAVGGDHSISYGIIRAHAEKYPGMGVLHLDAHADLRVAYEGFTWSHASIMYNVAERIPGVKTLVQVGLRDMSAEEHQYIADSNGRVHGFFDAALQHRRFDGVPWNKQVDEMVSLLPQQVYLSFDIDGLDPVLCPHTGTPVPGGLSFPEAVALISGVVRSGRTIVGFDLTEVAPDPEGGEWDGNVGARLLYKMIGWMLKSQRA, from the coding sequence ATGGCTACCCACTTCGACCCCAGCGCCGCCGCCCAGCCGGACTCCGGCGTGTTCGGCCTCCCCCACTCCCCGGAAGAGGCGCACGTCGTCCTCATCCCCGTCCCCTTCGAGGCCACCACCAGCTACGGCGGCGGCACGTCCGAGGGCCCGGCCGCCGTCCTGGAGGCCAGCCGGCAGGTCGACCTCTTCGACGTGGAGACGGGCCGCCCCTATGAGCGCGGCATCGCCATGCTCCCCGAGCCCCAGGAGCTGCGCGACTGGAACACCCGCGCCAAGGAGCGCGCCCAGGTCGTCATCGAGGCCGGCGGCATCCACTCGGGCGAGGCCACGCTGCTGCAGGCCGCGCAGGACGTGAATGTCCTCTGCGACCAGATGAACGAGCACGTCTACCGCACCACCAAGCACTGGCTGGACCAGGGCAAGCGCGTGGCCGCGGTGGGCGGGGACCACTCCATCTCCTACGGCATCATCCGCGCGCACGCGGAGAAGTACCCCGGCATGGGCGTGCTGCACCTGGACGCGCACGCCGACCTGCGCGTGGCCTACGAGGGCTTCACCTGGTCCCACGCGTCCATCATGTACAACGTCGCGGAGCGCATCCCCGGCGTGAAGACGCTGGTCCAGGTGGGCCTGCGCGACATGAGCGCGGAGGAGCACCAGTACATCGCCGACTCCAACGGCCGCGTCCACGGCTTCTTCGACGCCGCGCTCCAGCACAGGCGCTTCGACGGCGTGCCCTGGAACAAGCAGGTCGATGAGATGGTCTCCCTGCTGCCGCAGCAGGTCTACCTGTCCTTCGACATCGACGGGCTGGACCCCGTGCTCTGCCCGCACACCGGCACCCCGGTGCCTGGCGGCCTGTCCTTCCCGGAGGCCGTCGCGCTCATCTCCGGCGTGGTCCGCTCCGGACGCACCATCGTGGGCTTCGACCTCACCGAGGTGGCCCCCGACCCGGAAGGCGGCGAGTGGGACGGCAATGTCGGCGCCCGCCTGCTCTACAAGATGATTGGCTGGATGCTGAAGTCGCAGCGCGCTTGA